A section of the Methanocaldococcus sp. FS406-22 genome encodes:
- the vhuB gene encoding F420-non-reducing hydrogenase associated-polyferredoxin VhuB, with the protein MNGITIQRDACLVCYACQAECPTKAIDIDNFNVCNLCMECVKACPTGALVEEEIEINGKKLKRVSYLAHKCEKCGNCAEACPIGIKKVDDDFPYSKGHCVLCQKCIEVCPIEIISLPGVIDKPKREVKAPKEPIVVTEACVGCGICVPECPVSAITLEDGKAVIDKSKCIYCSICAQTCPWNAIFVAGKIPKKRRKEVKKFEVNAEKCIYCLKCVEVCPGNMIKVDKENMIVIPPKSCPACKLCVNTCPVNALELEVKLSSPHPITDEGLVIVEEDYEVLKKCASVCPTEAIVVDEDKKEVRMCIVCGACTVACPTGALKLGKIEHNGKEYNRIEFSPYLCDKCGKCVEVCPMKTLRLSRGKLPLKGYCVMCLLCLSVAEKEKKVLALK; encoded by the coding sequence ATGAATGGGATAACAATTCAGAGGGATGCTTGTTTGGTGTGTTATGCGTGTCAGGCGGAGTGTCCAACCAAAGCAATAGATATAGATAATTTTAACGTGTGTAACTTGTGTATGGAGTGTGTTAAGGCTTGTCCGACTGGGGCTTTGGTTGAGGAAGAAATAGAAATCAACGGAAAGAAGTTGAAGAGGGTTAGTTATTTGGCTCATAAGTGTGAGAAATGCGGTAACTGTGCTGAGGCTTGTCCTATTGGGATAAAGAAGGTTGATGATGACTTCCCTTACTCAAAAGGACATTGTGTCCTTTGCCAAAAATGTATTGAAGTTTGTCCGATTGAAATCATCTCCTTGCCTGGAGTTATTGATAAGCCTAAGAGGGAGGTTAAGGCTCCGAAGGAACCGATTGTAGTTACAGAGGCTTGTGTTGGTTGTGGAATTTGTGTTCCTGAGTGTCCTGTAAGTGCAATAACCTTAGAGGATGGGAAGGCAGTTATTGATAAGAGTAAGTGTATTTACTGTAGTATTTGTGCTCAAACATGTCCATGGAATGCCATATTCGTAGCTGGTAAGATACCTAAGAAGAGGAGGAAGGAGGTTAAGAAGTTCGAAGTCAATGCAGAGAAGTGTATCTACTGTCTAAAGTGTGTCGAAGTCTGTCCAGGGAATATGATTAAGGTTGATAAAGAAAATATGATTGTCATCCCACCAAAATCATGTCCAGCTTGTAAACTCTGTGTAAACACCTGCCCAGTCAATGCATTAGAGTTAGAGGTTAAGTTAAGCTCACCACACCCAATAACCGATGAAGGTTTAGTCATCGTAGAAGAGGACTATGAGGTTTTGAAAAAATGTGCCTCAGTCTGCCCAACTGAGGCAATAGTAGTCGATGAGGATAAAAAAGAAGTCAGAATGTGCATCGTCTGCGGAGCTTGTACTGTAGCCTGCCCAACCGGAGCTTTAAAATTAGGTAAGATAGAACATAACGGTAAAGAGTATAACAGAATCGAATTCAGCCCATACTTATGTGACAAATGCGGAAAATGTGTAGAAGTCTGCCCAATGAAGACTTTAAGACTATCAAGAGGCAAACTACCACTAAAAGGCTACTGCGTAATGTGCTTACTCTGCTTAAGTGTAGCTGAGAAAGAGAAGAAGGTTTTAGCATTGAAGTAA